From a single Cytophagales bacterium WSM2-2 genomic region:
- a CDS encoding short-chain dehydrogenase, which translates to MKTAFITGGSKGIGYGIAVTLINEGWRVAITGRKPKGVEEAIAGLNKIKKGNAIGFVADVSNFEQQKEAVEKTLRTFGQIDALIANAGVGFFGSIETLEPKQWHETIDTNLTGVFYSVKACYEALKKTKGYIITMGSLAGSNFFAGGSSYNASKFGLLGFTQAVMLDARAHQIKVSTIMPGSVATNFNDHTPNEQDAWKIQPEDIGKIVFDLLTMNPRTLPSKVEVRPTFPAGK; encoded by the coding sequence ATGAAAACCGCATTTATCACCGGGGGAAGTAAAGGAATCGGCTACGGCATAGCTGTCACACTTATAAACGAAGGCTGGAGGGTGGCCATCACCGGCCGAAAGCCGAAGGGCGTGGAAGAAGCAATTGCCGGTCTTAATAAAATCAAGAAAGGAAATGCCATCGGTTTTGTGGCAGATGTAAGCAATTTTGAGCAGCAAAAAGAAGCTGTCGAGAAAACCCTTCGCACATTTGGGCAAATCGATGCACTCATTGCCAATGCTGGTGTAGGTTTTTTTGGCTCGATCGAAACTCTTGAACCCAAACAATGGCACGAAACGATCGATACCAATCTTACCGGTGTGTTCTACAGCGTCAAGGCATGTTATGAAGCACTCAAGAAAACGAAAGGTTATATTATTACGATGGGCAGCCTTGCAGGCTCCAATTTTTTTGCCGGAGGCAGTTCTTACAATGCGAGCAAATTCGGTCTTCTTGGTTTTACTCAGGCCGTGATGCTGGATGCCCGCGCTCATCAAATTAAAGTGAGTACGATCATGCCTGGATCGGTGGCTACGAATTTCAATGACCATACACCGAATGAACAGGATGCCTGGAAGATTCAACCTGAAGACATTGGCAAAATTGTATTTGACTTGCTGACTATGAATCCCCGGACACTTCCCAGTAAGGTTGAGGTAAGGCCAACATTTCCTGCGGGGAAATAG
- a CDS encoding ABC transporter permease: protein MLRNLIKIAFRNLVKDKGYSAINITGLTIGITCSLFLLMYILDELSYDKYHVNSKNIYRIVSNIKEPDNAFTWAVVQKPMAVELRDKYPEVKNAVRFDGMNRNLYKNGDKQFYENDFYLSDSTVFDMFTYEFIAGDPSTALDQPFTMVLTETTAKKYFANPADALNQTLVNQQDESFKITAIIKDVPMNSHFRFSGLVSESTRRQQVGGWGGFGTTTYIQLPDGYDLAKMQASLDKIVKEKVNPIFEQIGIKVQYELQPITKIHLYSKIQDEAEAGGDISYIYIFGAVAAFMLIIACINYMNLSTARSTNRAKEVGLRKVMGSQRHQIMTQFLTESVMVAFVSLSLSIILIYALLPQFNALANKQLSFSYLLQKPVTLSLVGIILITGVVGGSYPAFYLSSFNPVNVLKGKLAFKGGNSLLRKGLVVTQFGLSIFMLISTLIVFDQLQFLRTKDLGFNKENVVRLNLNNRVLQSKAETFAEQLRTLPQVVAVGKANASPGEGIGKSLFKVEDAEGKMVDRGVDIYAADYDFIETMNMSVIAGRNFSKESSSDSANAILINQSMVNRMAWKDPLGRKFTSGGGIDKKVVGVIKDYNQNSLYDEIEPLIIVLRKDVNYVFVRLKQGDLRESVAALEKQWKETFPNNPFEYVFLDEDLDSQYKADEKRSQIFTAFSGLTIVIACLGLLGLAAYTTEQRTKEIGVRKVIGASVNSLVILVSKEFFLLVALGMLIAFPATWYFTDRWLQNFAYRITLDGEWKTFLFSSLLAFVITLATVGYHVVRAALSNPVNALRDE, encoded by the coding sequence ATGCTCCGCAACCTGATTAAAATTGCCTTCCGGAATTTAGTAAAAGACAAAGGCTACTCGGCTATCAATATCACTGGCCTTACGATCGGTATCACGTGCAGTCTTTTCCTGCTGATGTACATCCTTGACGAATTGAGTTATGATAAATATCATGTCAATTCTAAAAATATCTATCGCATCGTCTCCAACATAAAAGAACCTGACAACGCATTCACCTGGGCAGTGGTACAAAAACCTATGGCGGTTGAACTTCGCGACAAGTACCCTGAAGTAAAAAATGCCGTACGATTCGATGGCATGAACCGTAATCTCTACAAAAATGGAGACAAGCAGTTTTATGAAAACGATTTCTATCTCTCCGACTCGACCGTATTCGACATGTTCACGTACGAGTTCATTGCGGGTGATCCATCCACCGCTTTGGACCAGCCATTCACCATGGTCCTGACAGAAACAACTGCTAAAAAATATTTTGCCAACCCGGCTGATGCACTCAACCAGACTTTAGTCAACCAGCAGGATGAGTCTTTCAAGATCACTGCTATTATTAAGGATGTTCCGATGAATTCGCATTTCCGTTTCAGCGGACTTGTATCAGAAAGTACACGCAGACAACAAGTGGGCGGCTGGGGAGGTTTCGGTACTACTACCTACATTCAATTGCCGGATGGTTATGATCTTGCTAAGATGCAAGCAAGCCTGGACAAGATTGTCAAGGAAAAAGTGAATCCCATCTTCGAGCAAATCGGAATAAAAGTGCAGTACGAGTTGCAGCCGATCACTAAGATTCATTTGTACTCCAAAATCCAGGATGAAGCCGAAGCAGGCGGAGACATCTCCTATATCTACATCTTCGGTGCAGTAGCTGCATTCATGCTGATTATCGCTTGTATCAATTACATGAATCTTTCCACGGCCCGCTCTACCAACCGTGCCAAGGAAGTCGGCCTTCGCAAAGTCATGGGTTCACAACGTCACCAAATAATGACTCAGTTCCTAACGGAGTCAGTCATGGTCGCATTCGTATCACTTTCATTGAGCATCATCCTGATCTACGCTTTACTGCCGCAGTTCAATGCACTAGCTAACAAACAACTATCGTTTTCTTATCTTCTTCAGAAGCCGGTAACCCTGAGTTTGGTAGGAATAATTTTAATCACAGGAGTAGTTGGCGGCAGTTATCCTGCATTTTATTTGTCCAGTTTCAATCCGGTGAACGTGCTCAAAGGCAAACTGGCATTTAAAGGAGGAAATTCACTTTTGCGGAAGGGCCTGGTCGTAACGCAATTCGGTTTGAGCATTTTTATGTTGATCAGTACGCTTATTGTGTTTGATCAGTTGCAGTTTCTGCGAACCAAAGATTTGGGTTTTAATAAAGAGAATGTAGTGCGTCTCAACCTGAACAACCGAGTACTTCAAAGCAAAGCCGAAACATTTGCAGAACAACTTCGAACCCTCCCGCAGGTAGTGGCAGTCGGCAAAGCAAATGCATCACCTGGAGAAGGGATCGGCAAATCGCTCTTTAAAGTGGAGGATGCCGAAGGGAAAATGGTGGATCGGGGTGTCGACATCTACGCTGCAGACTACGATTTCATCGAGACAATGAATATGAGCGTGATTGCCGGCCGGAATTTCTCTAAAGAAAGTTCCAGCGACTCAGCTAACGCCATTTTAATAAATCAAAGTATGGTGAACCGGATGGCATGGAAAGATCCTCTTGGCAGAAAGTTCACTTCCGGCGGAGGAATTGATAAGAAAGTCGTTGGAGTTATCAAAGACTACAATCAAAACTCGTTGTACGATGAAATTGAGCCTTTGATCATTGTTCTCCGAAAAGATGTGAACTATGTCTTCGTCCGTCTTAAGCAAGGTGACTTGCGTGAATCTGTTGCAGCCCTGGAAAAACAATGGAAAGAGACCTTTCCAAACAATCCTTTCGAGTATGTATTTCTTGACGAAGACCTCGATTCACAATACAAGGCAGATGAAAAACGTAGCCAGATATTCACCGCTTTCTCAGGCCTGACCATTGTCATTGCCTGTCTCGGATTGCTGGGGCTTGCCGCCTATACCACCGAACAGCGCACGAAAGAAATTGGAGTTCGCAAAGTTATTGGCGCAAGCGTGAATAGTCTGGTGATCCTGGTGTCGAAGGAGTTCTTTCTCCTCGTTGCTTTGGGAATGCTCATTGCGTTCCCGGCCACGTGGTACTTCACTGACCGTTGGCTCCAGAATTTTGCTTATCGCATCACCCTGGATGGAGAATGGAAAACATTTTTGTTTTCATCACTGCTTGCGTTTGTGATCACGCTGGCAACGGTAGGTTACCACGTGGTCCGTGCGGCTCTATCTAATCCCGTAAATGCACTTCGAGACGAGTAA
- a CDS encoding DNA-directed RNA polymerase sigma-70 factor: MTEQEQQHVFEKWLSQYKGLIFKIVRAYAVAAMDQDDLFQEIVIQVWRSIPRFREESAVITWLYRISLNTAIKWSTRERKRFYDEPIEKAEHVLLEGHPIDNRLTWLYEEIHKLDEIDRSLTLLLLDGFSYKEMAVILGITESNVGVKINRIKKQLISKSKTYSYDGV, encoded by the coding sequence GTGACGGAACAGGAACAACAACATGTTTTCGAAAAATGGCTCAGCCAATACAAAGGCCTCATTTTTAAGATCGTGAGGGCGTATGCGGTTGCAGCCATGGACCAGGACGATCTTTTCCAGGAAATTGTCATACAGGTTTGGCGTTCCATTCCTCGTTTCCGTGAGGAGTCGGCTGTTATCACGTGGTTGTACCGGATATCGCTCAACACGGCAATTAAGTGGAGCACACGCGAGAGAAAACGATTTTATGATGAGCCAATTGAAAAAGCAGAGCACGTTTTGCTGGAAGGCCACCCGATTGACAACCGGTTGACCTGGCTTTACGAAGAGATTCATAAACTGGATGAGATAGATCGCTCGCTAACACTGCTCTTGCTCGATGGATTCAGTTATAAAGAAATGGCTGTCATTCTCGGGATCACTGAATCGAACGTGGGAGTGAAAATCAACCGGATCAAAAAGCAATTGATCTCTAAATCAAAAACATATTCTTATGATGGAGTTTGA
- a CDS encoding amidase: MTTKNGWAALLLIPTLSFAQKKEPSTIYTLNPTPTTVAWGHYWSETPPALKIKSGDHVRVHTLLTSSPERLEGAGLPADQVEKELRDVQAVKDRGPGGHILTGPIYIEEAEPGDILEVKINAIELAIPYGYNAIGQNGFLSDEIFERKMQIIRLDKEKMIGYFANGIEIPLRPFFGSMGVAPPKEAGRWNSAPPWIHAGNLDNKELVAGTTLFIPVHVKGALFEIGDGHAAQGNGEVDITAIETSLKGTLQFTVHKGKSIKWPRAETPTHIITMGCDRDLNAASHIAVREMIQYLMQEKKLSQADAYMLCSIAVDVNITQLVDGNVGVHAMLPKGIFK; encoded by the coding sequence ATGACTACCAAAAACGGATGGGCTGCACTGCTCCTCATTCCTACCCTTTCATTCGCGCAAAAAAAAGAACCTTCCACTATTTACACACTGAACCCAACCCCCACTACGGTGGCTTGGGGGCACTATTGGAGTGAGACACCGCCGGCTCTGAAGATCAAGTCGGGCGACCATGTGCGTGTGCACACGTTGCTTACGTCCAGTCCCGAGCGGCTTGAAGGCGCAGGACTCCCTGCTGACCAGGTAGAGAAAGAACTTCGCGATGTGCAGGCGGTGAAAGACCGGGGTCCCGGTGGACATATACTTACTGGCCCCATCTATATAGAGGAAGCCGAACCCGGTGATATTCTTGAAGTGAAGATCAATGCCATTGAGTTGGCTATTCCTTACGGCTATAATGCTATCGGTCAGAATGGATTTCTGTCAGACGAAATATTCGAGCGGAAGATGCAGATCATCAGACTGGATAAAGAGAAAATGATCGGCTACTTCGCCAACGGGATTGAAATCCCGCTACGTCCTTTTTTCGGAAGTATGGGCGTTGCTCCTCCGAAAGAAGCAGGCCGCTGGAACAGTGCGCCTCCGTGGATCCATGCCGGCAACCTCGACAATAAAGAACTTGTAGCAGGCACTACCTTATTTATTCCAGTCCATGTCAAAGGAGCTCTTTTTGAAATTGGCGATGGCCATGCTGCACAGGGGAATGGTGAAGTGGACATCACTGCTATTGAAACTTCACTGAAAGGCACATTGCAATTTACAGTGCACAAAGGGAAGTCGATCAAATGGCCACGGGCTGAAACACCAACTCACATCATTACCATGGGGTGCGATCGCGACCTCAATGCTGCATCGCACATCGCTGTGCGTGAAATGATCCAGTACCTGATGCAGGAAAAGAAATTATCACAAGCTGATGCATACATGCTGTGCAGCATAGCCGTAGATGTGAACATTACGCAACTTGTAGATGGAAATGTAGGCGTGCATGCCATGCTACCCAAAGGAATATTTAAATAA
- the yegP gene encoding hypothetical protein: MGKFANSIRKNGEFQFNLKADNGQVILSSEGYTTKAARDNGIESVRNNAPDDNKYDRKRSTNEKYYFNLKATNGQVIGTSEMYESSSSMETGIASVKKNAPGATVVDEQ; the protein is encoded by the coding sequence ATGGGCAAATTTGCAAACAGCATCCGTAAGAACGGAGAATTTCAGTTCAATCTAAAGGCCGACAACGGTCAGGTGATCCTTTCCAGCGAAGGTTATACGACCAAAGCTGCACGCGACAACGGTATCGAGTCCGTTCGAAACAACGCACCTGATGACAACAAGTATGATCGCAAGAGATCGACCAACGAAAAATACTATTTCAATTTGAAGGCTACCAACGGCCAGGTGATCGGGACCAGCGAAATGTATGAGAGTTCTTCATCTATGGAGACAGGAATTGCATCGGTGAAAAAGAATGCCCCTGGCGCAACGGTTGTTGACGAACAGTAA
- the yrdA gene encoding hypothetical protein: protein MDAKTLIAELEFEMVSAGKLLNLVPADKLDWKPNSRAMTLGQLALHVALIPGRYTDFADTGTTTFETLVDHASPKSKAEVLESFKTSLAKGKAFFNNINQWENKTWNLMKGDKAVLTLPVPLFVRLLVFNHWVHHRGQLSTYLKTLNVSMPSIYGPSADENPFA, encoded by the coding sequence ATGGATGCAAAAACTTTAATCGCTGAGCTGGAATTCGAGATGGTTTCAGCCGGTAAACTTCTGAACCTGGTTCCGGCAGATAAACTGGACTGGAAGCCAAATTCAAGAGCAATGACTTTAGGCCAACTGGCGCTGCATGTAGCACTAATTCCAGGACGCTACACGGACTTCGCCGACACTGGAACTACTACTTTCGAAACTCTGGTGGACCACGCTTCACCCAAGAGCAAGGCTGAAGTACTGGAAAGCTTTAAAACCAGTCTTGCAAAAGGGAAAGCTTTTTTTAACAACATTAATCAATGGGAGAACAAAACATGGAACCTGATGAAAGGAGACAAGGCTGTACTGACATTACCGGTTCCATTGTTTGTCCGGCTGCTCGTATTCAATCATTGGGTTCATCACCGGGGACAATTGTCGACCTATCTGAAGACGCTGAATGTTTCAATGCCCTCGATCTACGGCCCTTCAGCTGATGAAAATCCGTTTGCATAA